One segment of Peromyscus leucopus breed LL Stock chromosome 5, UCI_PerLeu_2.1, whole genome shotgun sequence DNA contains the following:
- the Nae1 gene encoding NEDD8-activating enzyme E1 regulatory subunit isoform X2, translating into MEFLQELNSDVSGSFVEESPENLLDNDPSFFCRFTVVVATQLLESTLLRLADVLWNSQIPLLICRTYGLVGYMRIIIKEHPVIESHPDNALEDLRLDKPFPELREHFQSYDLEHMEKKDHSHTPWIVIIAKYLAQWYSETNGRIPKSYKEKEDFRDLIRQGILRNENGAPEDEENFEEAIKNVNTALNITKVPSSIEDIFNDDRCINITKQTPPFWILARALKEFVAKEGQGNLPVRGTIPDMIADSSKYIKLQNVYREKAKKDAAAVGNHVAKLLQSVGQAPESISEKELKLLCSNSAFLRVVRCRSLAEEYGLDTVNKDEIISSMDNPDSEIVLYLMLRAVDRFHKQHGRYPGVSNYQVEEDIGKLKSCLTGFLQEYGLSVTVKDDYVHEFCRYGAAEPHTIAAFLGGAAAQEVIKIITKQFVIFNNTYIYSGMSQTSATFQL; encoded by the exons ATGGAATTCTTACAAGAACTAAATAGCGATGTCTCTGGAAGTTTTGTGGAAGAg AGTCCAGAAAACCTTCTAGACAATGATCCTTCATTTTTCTGTAGGTTTACTGTTGTCGTTGCAACTCAGCTTCTTGAAAG TACATTACTGCGCTTAGCAGATGTCCTCTGGAATTCCCAGATCCCTCTTTTGATCTGTAGGACATATGGACTAGTTGGTTATATGAGGATTATTATAAAAGAACACCCAG TAATAGAATCTCATCCAGATAATGCATTGGAGGATCTACGACTAGATAAGCCGTTTCCTGAACTGAGAGAACACTTTCAATCTTATGATTTGGAGCATATGGAGAAAAAG GACCATAGCCATACTCCATGGATTGTGATCATAGCTAAATATTTAGCACAGTGGTATAGCGAA ACAAATGGACGAATTCCtaaaagctataaagaaaaagaggacttCAGAGATTTGATTAGACAAG GGATTTTAAGGAATGAGAATGGAGCTccagaagatgaagaaaatttTGAAGAAGCTATTAAAAATGTGAACACAGCACTAAATATAACTAAG GTCCCAAGCAGTATTGAAGATATATTTAATGATGATCGCTGCATAAATATCACCAAACAG aCCCCACCTTTTTGGATACTAGCCCGCGCCTTAAAGGAATTTGTAGCCAAAGAGGGCCAAGGAAATTTACCTGTTCGAGGCACAATTCCTGATATGATTGCAGATTCAAGCAAGTACATAAAACTGCAGAATGT tTACCgtgagaaagcaaagaaagatgcTGCTGCTGTGGGTAATCATGTTGCCAAATTGCTTCAGTCTGTTGGTCAG GCACCAGAGTCCATTTCGGAGAAAGAATTAAAATTGCTTT GCAGCAATTCTGCATTCCTTCGAGTGGTGAGATGTCGCTCCTTAGCTGAAGAGTATGGTTTGGATACAGTCAACAAAGATGAGATTA tttctagCATGGACAATCCAGATAGTGAGATAGTCCTATACCTAATGTTGCGAGCTGTTGATCGATTTCATAAACAGCATGGCAGATACCCAG gAGTATCTAACTATCAAGTTGAAGAAGATATAGGGAAGTTGAAGTCCTGTCTTACTGGCTTTCTTCAGGAATATGGGTTATCTGTTACGGTGAAAGATGATTACGTCCATGAATT TTGCCGATATGGAGCTGCTGAGCCGCACACCATTGCTGCATTCCTGGGAG GAGCTGCTGCTCAAGAAGTTATCAAAATAATCACCAAacaatttgtaatttttaataataCTTACATCTATAGTGGCATGTCACAAACTTCTGCAACTTTCCAGTTGTAG
- the Nae1 gene encoding NEDD8-activating enzyme E1 regulatory subunit isoform X1, with amino-acid sequence MAQQGKLLKEQKYDRQLRLWGDHGQEALESAHVCLINATATGTEILKNLVLPGIGSFTIIDGNQVSGEDAGNNFFLQKSSIGKNRAQAAMEFLQELNSDVSGSFVEESPENLLDNDPSFFCRFTVVVATQLLESTLLRLADVLWNSQIPLLICRTYGLVGYMRIIIKEHPVIESHPDNALEDLRLDKPFPELREHFQSYDLEHMEKKDHSHTPWIVIIAKYLAQWYSETNGRIPKSYKEKEDFRDLIRQGILRNENGAPEDEENFEEAIKNVNTALNITKVPSSIEDIFNDDRCINITKQTPPFWILARALKEFVAKEGQGNLPVRGTIPDMIADSSKYIKLQNVYREKAKKDAAAVGNHVAKLLQSVGQAPESISEKELKLLCSNSAFLRVVRCRSLAEEYGLDTVNKDEIISSMDNPDSEIVLYLMLRAVDRFHKQHGRYPGVSNYQVEEDIGKLKSCLTGFLQEYGLSVTVKDDYVHEFCRYGAAEPHTIAAFLGGAAAQEVIKIITKQFVIFNNTYIYSGMSQTSATFQL; translated from the exons ATGGCGCAGCAGGGCAAACTACTCAAGGAGCAGAAGTACGACCGGCAGCTGAG gtTGTGGGGTGATCATGGGCAAGAAGCTTTGGAATCTGCTCATGTTTGCCTAATAAACGCAACAGCTACAGGAACTGAAATTCTTAAAAACTTGGTATTACCAG GTATTGGATCATTTACAATTATTGATGGAAACCAGGTCAGCGGAGAAGATGCTGGGAACAA ttttttccttcagaaaagcagTATTGGCAAG aaccgAGCTCAAGCTGCCATGGAATTCTTACAAGAACTAAATAGCGATGTCTCTGGAAGTTTTGTGGAAGAg AGTCCAGAAAACCTTCTAGACAATGATCCTTCATTTTTCTGTAGGTTTACTGTTGTCGTTGCAACTCAGCTTCTTGAAAG TACATTACTGCGCTTAGCAGATGTCCTCTGGAATTCCCAGATCCCTCTTTTGATCTGTAGGACATATGGACTAGTTGGTTATATGAGGATTATTATAAAAGAACACCCAG TAATAGAATCTCATCCAGATAATGCATTGGAGGATCTACGACTAGATAAGCCGTTTCCTGAACTGAGAGAACACTTTCAATCTTATGATTTGGAGCATATGGAGAAAAAG GACCATAGCCATACTCCATGGATTGTGATCATAGCTAAATATTTAGCACAGTGGTATAGCGAA ACAAATGGACGAATTCCtaaaagctataaagaaaaagaggacttCAGAGATTTGATTAGACAAG GGATTTTAAGGAATGAGAATGGAGCTccagaagatgaagaaaatttTGAAGAAGCTATTAAAAATGTGAACACAGCACTAAATATAACTAAG GTCCCAAGCAGTATTGAAGATATATTTAATGATGATCGCTGCATAAATATCACCAAACAG aCCCCACCTTTTTGGATACTAGCCCGCGCCTTAAAGGAATTTGTAGCCAAAGAGGGCCAAGGAAATTTACCTGTTCGAGGCACAATTCCTGATATGATTGCAGATTCAAGCAAGTACATAAAACTGCAGAATGT tTACCgtgagaaagcaaagaaagatgcTGCTGCTGTGGGTAATCATGTTGCCAAATTGCTTCAGTCTGTTGGTCAG GCACCAGAGTCCATTTCGGAGAAAGAATTAAAATTGCTTT GCAGCAATTCTGCATTCCTTCGAGTGGTGAGATGTCGCTCCTTAGCTGAAGAGTATGGTTTGGATACAGTCAACAAAGATGAGATTA tttctagCATGGACAATCCAGATAGTGAGATAGTCCTATACCTAATGTTGCGAGCTGTTGATCGATTTCATAAACAGCATGGCAGATACCCAG gAGTATCTAACTATCAAGTTGAAGAAGATATAGGGAAGTTGAAGTCCTGTCTTACTGGCTTTCTTCAGGAATATGGGTTATCTGTTACGGTGAAAGATGATTACGTCCATGAATT TTGCCGATATGGAGCTGCTGAGCCGCACACCATTGCTGCATTCCTGGGAG GAGCTGCTGCTCAAGAAGTTATCAAAATAATCACCAAacaatttgtaatttttaataataCTTACATCTATAGTGGCATGTCACAAACTTCTGCAACTTTCCAGTTGTAG